One part of the Vitis riparia cultivar Riparia Gloire de Montpellier isolate 1030 chromosome 6, EGFV_Vit.rip_1.0, whole genome shotgun sequence genome encodes these proteins:
- the LOC117915568 gene encoding DNA-directed RNA polymerase II subunit RPB7 has product MFFHIVLERNMQLHPRHFGRHLRDNLVAKLVKDVEGTCSGRHGFVVAITGIENVGKGLIRDGTGFVTFPVKYQCVVFRPFKGEILEAVVTMVNKMGFFAEAGPVQIFVSNHLIPDDMEFQSGDMPNYTTSDGSVKIQKDSEVRLKIIGTRVDATEIFCIGTIKDDFLGVINDPVTS; this is encoded by the exons ATGTTCTTCCACATAGTTTTGGAACGAAACATGCAGCTTCACCCTCGGCATTTTGGCCGCCACCTACGTGACAATCTTGTTGCCAAGCTTGTGAAAGATGTTGAGGGAACTTGCAG TGGTCGACATGGATTTGTGGTGGCAATAACAGGTATTGAGAATGTTGGAAAAGGATTAATACGAGATGGAACAGGGTTTGTGACTTTTCCAGTGAAGTACCAGTGTGTTGTGTTCCGACCATTTAAAGGAGAGATCTTAGAAGCTGTTGTTACCATGGTTAACAAG ATGGGATTTTTCGCTGAAGCTGGGCCTgttcaaatttttgtttcaaatcaC TTGATACCGGATGATATGGAGTTCCAATCTGGAGATATGCCAAATTATACAACTTCAGATGGTTCG GTTAAGATCCAGAAGGACAGTGAAGTGCGGTTAAAGATAATTGGAACTCGAGTAGATGCTACAGAAATT TTCTGCATTGGTACTATAAAAGATGATTTCTTGGGTGTCATCAACGATCCTGTAACGTCTTGA
- the LOC117916472 gene encoding pentatricopeptide repeat-containing protein At3g46790, chloroplastic, with the protein MWAFQTPQTIQQPHLPKPFHNPTAISPKPQCCLALRPSTTTRSNGDSNNNNPLIQSLCKQGNLNQALQVLSQEPNPTQHTYELLILSCTRQNSLPQGINLHRHLIHDGSDQDPFLATKLINMYSELDSIDNARKVFDKTRKRTIYVWNALFRALTLAGYGREVLDLYRRMNRIGVPSDRFTYTYVLKACVASEAFVSLLLNGREIHGHILRHGFEGHVHIMTTLLDMYARFGCVLNASRVFDQMPVKNVVSWSAMIACYSKNGKPFEALELFRKMMLENQDLLPNSVTMVSVLQACAALAALEQGKLMHGYILRRGLDSILPVVSALVTVYARCGNLELGHRVFERMEKRDVVSWNSLISSYGIHGFGRKAIQIFKEMIDQGLSPSPISFVSVLGACSHAGLVEEGKVLFESMVRGHKIFPSVEHYACMVDLLGRANRLDEAAKIIDDMRIEPGPKVWGSLLGSCRIHCNVELAERATSRLFELEPTNAGNYVLLADIYAEAKMWNEVKRVKMLLEARGLQKVPGRSCIEIRRKIYSFMSVDEFNPQIEQLHALLLKLSMEMKEKGYVPDTKVVLYDLDPEEKERIVLGHSEKLALAFGLINSKKGETIRITKNLRLCEDCHSVTKFISKFANREILVRDVNRFHLFQDGVCSCGDYW; encoded by the coding sequence ATGTGGGCTTTTCAGACTCCCCAAACCATCCAACAACCTCACCTTCCAAAACCCTTCCACAACCCTACTGCCATCTCTCCAAAACCTCAATGCTGCCTCGCATTACGTCCTTCCACCACCACCCGAAGCAACGGCGACAGCAATAACAACAACCCATTGATTCAATCTCTGTGTAAGCAAGGGAATTTGAATCAAGCTCTTCAAGTCCTCTCTCAAGAGCCCAACCCCACCCAACACACCTACGAGCTCTTAATCCTCTCTTGTACCCGCCAGAACTCTCTCCCCCAGGGAATAAACCTTCACCGCCACCTAATCCATGATGGGTCTGATCAGGACCCCTTTTTGGCCACAAAACTCATCAACATGTACTCTGAATTGGACTCCATCGACAATGCACGgaaggtgtttgataaaactcgtAAAAGAACTATATATGTTTGGAATGCGCTCTTTAGAGCGCTTACATTGGCGGGTTATGGTAGAGAGGTGTTAGACTTGTATAGGCGGATGAATCGGATTGGGGTTCCGTCGGATAGGTTCACTTATACATATGTGCTTAAGGCCTGTGTTGCTTCTGAGGCATTTGTTTCACTTTTGCTGAATGGAAGGGAGATTCATGGGCATATCTTGCGACATGGGTTCGAGGGGCATGTTCATATTATGACTACTTTGTTGGATATGTATGCGAGGTTTGGGTGTGTTTTGAATGCCAGTCGGGTGTTTGACCAGATGCCGGTGAAAAATGTGGTTTCATGGAGTGCCATGATTGCATGCTATTCGAAGAATGGGAAGCCCTTTGAAGCCTTAGAGCTCTTTCGCAAAATGATGCTTGAGAACCAGGATTTGTTGCCTAATTCTGTGACTATGGTCAGTGTGCTTCAAGCTTGTGCCGCTCTTGCTGCTTTAGAGCAGGGTAAGTTGATGCACGGGTATATCCTTAGAAGGGGTCTTGATTCGATATTACCAGTTGTTAGTGCTCTTGTGACAGTGTATGCAAGATGTGGTAATCTTGAATTGGGGCACCGAGTTTTTGAGAGGATGGAGAAGAGGGATGTTGTTTCATGGAATTCTTTGATATCAAGTTATGGGATTCATGGATTTGGAAGAAAAgcaattcaaattttcaaagaaatgatTGACCAGGGACTCTCACCCAGCCCCATTTCATTTGTTAGTGTTTTGGGAGCTTGCAGTCACGCAGGGCTTGTGGAGGAAGGGAAAGTCTTGTTTGAATCTATGGTTAGAGGACATAAGATTTTTCCCAGTGTGGAGCATTATGCCTGTATGGTGGATCTTCTTGGCCGTGCCAATCGGTTAGATGAAGCTGCCAAGATCATAGATGATATGCGGATTGAACCAGGACCTAAAGTTTGGGGATCTCTACTTGGGTCATGTAGGATTCATTGTAATGTTGAGCTTGCAGAGAGGGCAACTTCAAGGCTTTTTGAGCTTGAGCCCACAAATGCTGGGAACTACGTGCTTCTGGCTGATATTTATGCGGAAGCTAAGATGTGGAATGAGGTGAAAAGGGTGAAGATGCTTCTGGAAGCTAGAGGACTACAAAAGGTCCCTGGTCGCAGCTGTATTGAAATTAGGAGGAAGATATACTCATTCATGTCAGTGGATGAGTTCAACCCACAGATCGAACAACTCCATGCTTTGTTGCTTAAGCTCTCAATGGAGATGAAGGAGAAGGGCTATGTCCCGGATACCAAAGTCGTGCTCTATGATCTCGATCCAGAGGAGAAGGAACGAATTGTGTTGGGCCATAGTGAAAAACTGGCACTTGCCTTTGGTCTCATCAACAGCAAAAAAGGTGAAACCATTAGGATTACCAAGAATTTGAGGCTGTGTGAAGACTGCCATTCTGTCACCAAGTTCATTTCAAAGTTTGCAAATAGAGAGATCCTGGTTCGAGATGTTAATCGTTTCCACCTTTTCCAAGACGGGGTCTGTTCATGTGGTGATTATTGGTAG
- the LOC117916828 gene encoding metal tolerance protein B isoform X2, translating into MEDNEVSIRTEHQQEIEMSKASKENVLTMPSQLSCCHICAFSQHEISRSESEQRSKSSRKLCGLIIFYLIFMAVEIVGGIKSNSLAVLTDAAHLLSDVFGFSISLFAVWASGWRATSQQSFGFNRVEVLGALFSVQLIWLIAGILIYEAVNRILHQHAKVNGKLMFAIAAFGFISNLIMVTWLGHDHTHHDCGHKDHDHDHHDHHDHHHHHHHESDKPCSMDEEESTKLVSSSPEKTKILNINLQGAYLHVMADLIQSVGVMVAGGIIWAKPEWLMVDLVCTLCFSVLVLTTTLTMLRNIFSILMERAPIEIDIAGLENGLKSIKGVQDVHDLHVWAITVGKVVMSCHVIAEPGATSSEILGDIRDYCEKTYRILHVTVQVE; encoded by the coding sequence ATGGAGGATAATGAAGTCTCCATCAGAACAGAGCATCAGCAAGAAATTGAGATGTCAAAAGCCTCTAAAGAAAATGTTCTTACTATGCCATCACAGTTATCTTGCTGTCACATCTGTGCCTTCTCTCAGCATGAGATTAGCAGGTCAGAGTCAGAACAAAGATCCAAGTCAAGTAGGAAACTGTGTGGgctcataatattttatctaattttCATGGCAGTGGAGATTGTTGGGGGTATAAAATCGAACAGCCTTGCAGTTCTCACAGATGCAGCCCATTTGCTCAGTGATGTTTTTGGGTTCTCCATTTCTCTTTTTGCGGTTTGGGCTTCAGGTTGGCGAGCAACATCACAGCAATCTTTTGGGTTCAATCGTGTTGAAGTTTTGGGAGCCCTTTTTTCTGTGCAGCTCATATGGCTGATCGCTGGGATCTTAATCTATGAAGCAGTGAACAGAATCCTGCACCAGCATGCAAAGGTGAATGGGAAGCTCATGTTTGCAATTGCAGCATTCGGTTTTATAAGCAACTTGATCATGGTGACATGGCTTGGTCATGATCACACTCATCATGATTGTGGGCACAAAGATCATGATCATGACCATCATGACCATCAtgaccatcatcatcatcatcatcatgaaaGTGACAAACCGTGCTCAATGGATGAGGAAGAGAGTACTAAACTGGTGTCGAGTTCCCCAGAAAAGaccaaaatattaaacataaatctCCAAGGGGCTTACTTACATGTCATGGCTGATCTGATTCAATCTGTTGGGGTAATGGTCGCTGGTGGCATAATATGGGCAAAGCCAGAATGGTTGATGGTTGATCTGGTCTGCACTCTCTGCTTCTCTGTTCTCGTCCTAACAACCACCCTAACCATGCTTAGAAATATATTCAGTATACTAATGGAAAGGGCCCCGATTGAAATCGACATCGCTGGGCTTGAAAATGGTCTCAAGAGCATCAAGGGAGTTCAGGATGTTCATGACCTACATGTTTGGGCAATAACAGTTGGGAAAGTTGTAATGTCTTGCCATGTAATAGCTGAACCAGGAGCCACCTCCAGCGAAATACTTGGTGATATTAGAGACTATTGTGAAAAAACATACAGAATTCTTCATGTAACCGTACAAGTTGAATAG
- the LOC117916374 gene encoding serine/threonine-protein phosphatase PP1: MAQMESGVLDDIIDRLMEFRQGKSGKQVPLMESEIRQLCTVSREIFLQQPNLLELEAPIKICGDIHGQYSDLLRLFDYGGYPPEANYLFLGDYVDRGKQSLETICLLLAYKIKYPENFFLLRGNHECASINRIYGFYDECKRRFNVRLWKTFTDCFNCLPVAALIDDKILCMHGGLSPDLTNLDQIRKLSRPTDVPDSGLLCDLLWSDPGRDIKGWGMNDRGVSFTFGPDKVSEFLNKHDMDLICRAHQVVEDGYEFFADRQLVTIFSAPNYCGEFDNAGAMMSVDESLMCSFQILKPKFM, encoded by the exons ATGGCGCAAATGGAGAGTGGTGTTTTGGATGATATAATTGACAGGCTTATGGAGTTTCGGCAGGGGAAGTCGGGGAAGCAGGTTCCGCTGATGGAGTCGGAGATCCGCCAGCTCTGTACTGTTTCCAGAGAGATCTTTCTTCAGCAGCCTAATCTTCTTGAGCTGGAGGCACCAATTAAGATCTGCG GTGATATTCATGGGCAATACAGTGATCTTTTAAGGCTCTTTGACTATGGGGGATATCCTCCTGAAGCCAATTATTTATTTCTAGGGGACTATGTGGACCGTGGAAAACAGAGTTTGGAAACAATATGCCTTCTGCTtgcttataaaattaaatacccAGAGAACTTCTTTCTCTTAAGAGGAAATCATGAGTGTGCTTCTATTAACAGGATTTATGGATTCTATGATGAATGTAAACGTCGGTTCAATGTTAGACTTTGGAAGACGTTCACAGATTGTTTTAATTGTCTCCCTGTGGCTGCTCTGATAGATGACAAGATATTGTGCATGCATGGTGGTCTTTCCCCTGACCTAACAAATTTGgatcaaattagaaaattgtcCCGTCCAACTGATGTTCCAGACTCTGGTTTGCTTTGTGATTTACTTTGGTCGGATCCTGGTAGAGATATCAAGGGTTGGGGAATGAATGACAGGGGAGTCTCTTTCACTTTCGGTCCAGATAAAGTTTCAGAATTCTTAAACAAGCATGATATGGACCTTATTTGTCGTGCCCACCAG GTTGTGGAAGATGGATATGAATTCTTTGCAGACAGACAGCTTGTTACAATATTTTCTGCTCCCAACTATTGTGGTGAATTTGATAATGCTGGTGCAATGATGAGTGTTGATGAAAGCTTAATGTGctcttttcaaattcttaagCCAAAGTTTATGTGA
- the LOC117916828 gene encoding metal tolerance protein B isoform X1, which produces MKQMEDNEVSIRTEHQQEIEMSKASKENVLTMPSQLSCCHICAFSQHEISRSESEQRSKSSRKLCGLIIFYLIFMAVEIVGGIKSNSLAVLTDAAHLLSDVFGFSISLFAVWASGWRATSQQSFGFNRVEVLGALFSVQLIWLIAGILIYEAVNRILHQHAKVNGKLMFAIAAFGFISNLIMVTWLGHDHTHHDCGHKDHDHDHHDHHDHHHHHHHESDKPCSMDEEESTKLVSSSPEKTKILNINLQGAYLHVMADLIQSVGVMVAGGIIWAKPEWLMVDLVCTLCFSVLVLTTTLTMLRNIFSILMERAPIEIDIAGLENGLKSIKGVQDVHDLHVWAITVGKVVMSCHVIAEPGATSSEILGDIRDYCEKTYRILHVTVQVE; this is translated from the coding sequence ATGAAGCAGATGGAGGATAATGAAGTCTCCATCAGAACAGAGCATCAGCAAGAAATTGAGATGTCAAAAGCCTCTAAAGAAAATGTTCTTACTATGCCATCACAGTTATCTTGCTGTCACATCTGTGCCTTCTCTCAGCATGAGATTAGCAGGTCAGAGTCAGAACAAAGATCCAAGTCAAGTAGGAAACTGTGTGGgctcataatattttatctaattttCATGGCAGTGGAGATTGTTGGGGGTATAAAATCGAACAGCCTTGCAGTTCTCACAGATGCAGCCCATTTGCTCAGTGATGTTTTTGGGTTCTCCATTTCTCTTTTTGCGGTTTGGGCTTCAGGTTGGCGAGCAACATCACAGCAATCTTTTGGGTTCAATCGTGTTGAAGTTTTGGGAGCCCTTTTTTCTGTGCAGCTCATATGGCTGATCGCTGGGATCTTAATCTATGAAGCAGTGAACAGAATCCTGCACCAGCATGCAAAGGTGAATGGGAAGCTCATGTTTGCAATTGCAGCATTCGGTTTTATAAGCAACTTGATCATGGTGACATGGCTTGGTCATGATCACACTCATCATGATTGTGGGCACAAAGATCATGATCATGACCATCATGACCATCAtgaccatcatcatcatcatcatcatgaaaGTGACAAACCGTGCTCAATGGATGAGGAAGAGAGTACTAAACTGGTGTCGAGTTCCCCAGAAAAGaccaaaatattaaacataaatctCCAAGGGGCTTACTTACATGTCATGGCTGATCTGATTCAATCTGTTGGGGTAATGGTCGCTGGTGGCATAATATGGGCAAAGCCAGAATGGTTGATGGTTGATCTGGTCTGCACTCTCTGCTTCTCTGTTCTCGTCCTAACAACCACCCTAACCATGCTTAGAAATATATTCAGTATACTAATGGAAAGGGCCCCGATTGAAATCGACATCGCTGGGCTTGAAAATGGTCTCAAGAGCATCAAGGGAGTTCAGGATGTTCATGACCTACATGTTTGGGCAATAACAGTTGGGAAAGTTGTAATGTCTTGCCATGTAATAGCTGAACCAGGAGCCACCTCCAGCGAAATACTTGGTGATATTAGAGACTATTGTGAAAAAACATACAGAATTCTTCATGTAACCGTACAAGTTGAATAG